A single window of Acetohalobium arabaticum DSM 5501 DNA harbors:
- the coaBC gene encoding bifunctional phosphopantothenoylcysteine decarboxylase/phosphopantothenate--cysteine ligase CoaBC, whose product MPNEEKKLKNKSILLGVTGGIAAYKALEIVSSLKKLGAEVDVIMTESATEFVQPLSFRSLSHNPVIVDMFTEPKQWNVKHISLAEKADLCLIAPATANIIGKVANGIADDMLSTTVMATNAPVLLAPAMNCNMYDNPILQQNLTKLKELDYQLIEPDAGYLACGTEGKGRLPAPDEIVNELIKRLTKGLELTDQRILITAGGTQEPIDPVRFIGNHSSGKMGYTVAKEAARRGAEVTLVTAPTALQTPVGVESIQVQTAQQMYERVMELQAEQDIIIKAAAVADYRPQKIAENKIKKDDSDLVIKLERNPDILAELGNRKEEKLLVGFAAESEDLIANAEEKLERKNLDLILANDITADDAGFGTDTNRGIIISRTDREELPTLPKEEVASRLLDRITNLLERRGEQNGD is encoded by the coding sequence ATGCCTAATGAAGAGAAAAAGTTGAAAAATAAGAGTATATTATTGGGGGTAACCGGTGGAATTGCTGCCTATAAGGCACTGGAGATAGTAAGCAGCTTAAAGAAGCTAGGGGCCGAAGTTGATGTGATTATGACTGAGTCAGCAACTGAATTTGTTCAGCCTTTAAGTTTTCGTTCTTTAAGCCATAATCCAGTGATAGTAGATATGTTTACTGAACCAAAGCAGTGGAATGTTAAACATATTTCGCTGGCAGAGAAGGCCGACCTCTGTTTAATAGCTCCAGCAACAGCTAATATTATCGGTAAGGTAGCTAATGGAATTGCCGATGATATGTTATCTACCACAGTAATGGCTACTAATGCTCCGGTTCTTTTAGCTCCGGCTATGAACTGTAATATGTATGATAATCCGATTCTACAGCAAAATCTAACTAAACTTAAGGAATTAGATTATCAGCTAATAGAGCCGGATGCCGGCTATTTAGCCTGTGGAACTGAAGGCAAGGGCAGATTACCTGCTCCGGATGAAATTGTAAATGAGTTAATTAAGCGGTTGACTAAAGGATTGGAGTTGACTGACCAACGAATACTCATAACAGCAGGAGGTACCCAGGAGCCTATCGATCCAGTAAGGTTTATTGGTAATCACTCATCAGGAAAGATGGGTTATACTGTAGCTAAAGAAGCTGCCAGACGCGGAGCTGAAGTAACCTTAGTTACAGCGCCGACAGCCCTGCAGACTCCGGTGGGGGTTGAATCTATTCAAGTCCAAACAGCCCAACAGATGTATGAAAGAGTAATGGAACTGCAGGCTGAGCAGGATATAATTATTAAAGCAGCTGCTGTTGCTGATTACCGCCCACAAAAAATTGCTGAGAATAAGATTAAGAAAGATGATTCTGATCTGGTAATTAAGTTAGAGCGGAATCCTGATATCTTAGCTGAACTGGGTAACAGAAAAGAAGAAAAATTACTGGTCGGTTTTGCTGCTGAATCAGAAGACTTAATTGCTAATGCAGAAGAAAAACTGGAACGGAAGAATCTGGATTTGATTCTAGCTAATGATATCACTGCTGATGATGCCGGATTTGGTACTGATACCAACCGGGGAATAATAATTAGCAGAACTGATAGAGAAGAACTGCCTACTTTACCTAAAGAAGAAGTAGCTAGTAGACTACTGGACCGGATTACTAATCTGTTGGAAAGGAGAGGTGAGCAGAATGGAGATTGA
- the rpoZ gene encoding DNA-directed RNA polymerase subunit omega, with product MLAYPPIGELLEKSGAKEYTLVIEAAKRARELNDEDPVVDCKTKKPVSNALEEVLAGRLKHKSVDEE from the coding sequence ATGTTAGCTTATCCACCTATAGGAGAACTGTTGGAAAAGTCTGGAGCTAAAGAGTATACCTTAGTAATTGAAGCAGCAAAGAGAGCAAGAGAATTAAATGATGAAGACCCGGTAGTTGATTGTAAAACTAAAAAGCCTGTCTCTAATGCTTTAGAAGAGGTTTTAGCTGGTAGATTAAAGCATAAATCTGTTGACGAAGAATAA
- the gmk gene encoding guanylate kinase, whose amino-acid sequence MLKSEEGKLIILSGPSAVGKGTVITALMDEYQDISYSVSVTTRQPRVDEEDGVDYFFVSETEFKEMIDNDEFIEWAKVHENYYGTPKKCVEDTLASGQDVILEIDIQGAAQVKKSYQQGVFIFLAPPSLEELEARIQKRGTDSQKAIEVRMENATEEMERAENYDYIVVNDEVEEAVEKVKSVIIAERCKVD is encoded by the coding sequence ATGTTAAAGTCTGAAGAAGGAAAATTAATTATTCTGTCTGGACCATCAGCTGTAGGTAAGGGCACAGTCATTACAGCACTGATGGATGAATACCAGGATATATCTTATTCTGTTTCAGTTACTACCCGCCAGCCTCGTGTTGATGAAGAGGATGGGGTTGATTATTTCTTCGTATCGGAAACAGAATTTAAGGAAATGATCGATAATGATGAGTTTATAGAATGGGCCAAAGTACATGAGAATTATTATGGTACGCCTAAAAAGTGTGTTGAAGATACTCTAGCTAGTGGGCAGGATGTGATTCTGGAGATAGATATTCAGGGGGCTGCCCAGGTGAAGAAGAGTTATCAACAGGGGGTTTTTATCTTTTTAGCCCCTCCGTCTCTGGAAGAACTGGAGGCAAGAATTCAAAAGCGTGGTACTGACAGCCAGAAAGCAATAGAGGTTAGAATGGAGAATGCTACTGAAGAGATGGAACGGGCAGAAAATTATGATTATATAGTTGTTAATGATGAGGTTGAGGAAGCAGTAGAGAAAGTAAAGTCGGTTATTATTGCTGAACGCTGTAAAGTAGACTAA
- the remA gene encoding extracellular matrix/biofilm regulator RemA, whose translation MGIKLINIGFGNIAAANRIIAIVSPESAPIKRIIQEARDRGMLVDATYGRRTRAVVITDSDHVILSAVQPETVSQRIDDEE comes from the coding sequence TAAATTAATTAATATTGGTTTTGGTAATATTGCTGCAGCTAATCGGATTATTGCAATTGTCAGTCCTGAATCAGCTCCGATTAAAAGGATAATTCAAGAGGCTAGAGACCGAGGAATGCTAGTTGATGCTACTTATGGTCGGCGAACTAGAGCAGTTGTGATTACTGATAGTGACCATGTTATTCTATCAGCTGTTCAACCAGAAACAGTATCTCAGCGTATAGACGATGAAGAATAA